In Blastopirellula sp. J2-11, a single genomic region encodes these proteins:
- a CDS encoding acyl-CoA dehydrogenase family protein — MSTQMPESPRPDSNDQESFAETALKLGGKSAEEARRTGAIDSADDQVEKLFLPQYQTVNSPAHRVVWDRGFDIDLFLPKPEETPAEIRKVMDDSIAVVNRFKAEGKLHNEEGKITAEVMDALGAAGYWGLLVDKKYGGSGTPFRSFAPFLTRMAMADPTIAGLASVHGCIGAVDPVGTFGDEAQKQRWLPKLASGERLSAFALTEPCAGSDLTALRTTALLQGDHYVVNGEKLFITNITPGRTIGLVCLIENKPAVLVVDLPDEENENFQLRKYGLWALKHTYNRGIIFKDFLVPKENLLEPIKGNGLTIAYHGLNLGRISLCANAAGTMRLMMGSMIPWAKFRETYGEPIARRELVCRRLGRMAGLIVAADALVAWCSTLIDSGYRGEMECIIAKIFGSEAQKEAAIELYMKTHGGRSFLHGHMFGDNVHEYLAPCIYEGEGEMLGMAFFKSLVKQHGTKYFEAVGKALAAAGIKKPNPLNPAHAWALKGAVAPYAGWLMKEYVTPKPRPHYPEMPSDLKAHAQFASEGLQAMPLTISGVMRKHQLKLADRQCRMSLLSGQVQKLITILCTSLYAAQQENEMVRTAADIICRDLTNEILNKPVSDRHFRRVTALGSAIAENGFPGVEGAPDEILMKYEK, encoded by the coding sequence ATGTCGACCCAAATGCCTGAAAGCCCTCGCCCCGACTCCAATGATCAAGAGTCGTTCGCCGAAACCGCCCTCAAATTAGGCGGCAAAAGCGCGGAAGAAGCACGACGCACCGGCGCGATCGACAGCGCCGACGATCAGGTTGAAAAGCTCTTTCTGCCGCAGTATCAAACGGTCAACAGTCCGGCGCACCGCGTGGTGTGGGATCGCGGCTTTGACATCGATCTCTTTTTGCCGAAGCCGGAAGAAACGCCGGCAGAGATTCGCAAGGTGATGGACGATTCGATCGCCGTCGTCAATCGTTTCAAGGCTGAAGGAAAGCTGCACAACGAAGAAGGCAAGATCACCGCCGAGGTGATGGACGCGTTGGGCGCCGCCGGCTATTGGGGGCTGCTGGTCGACAAAAAATATGGGGGCAGCGGAACGCCGTTCCGCAGTTTCGCTCCCTTTCTGACTCGCATGGCGATGGCCGATCCCACGATCGCCGGGCTCGCTTCGGTGCATGGCTGCATCGGCGCGGTCGATCCGGTCGGAACGTTCGGCGACGAAGCGCAAAAACAGCGTTGGCTGCCAAAGTTGGCGAGCGGCGAGCGCTTGTCGGCGTTCGCGCTGACCGAGCCTTGCGCCGGGTCTGACCTGACGGCGCTGCGTACGACGGCTCTGCTGCAGGGAGATCACTATGTGGTCAACGGCGAAAAGCTGTTCATCACCAACATCACCCCGGGACGAACGATCGGCCTGGTTTGCCTGATCGAAAACAAGCCGGCGGTGCTGGTGGTCGATTTGCCGGATGAAGAGAACGAAAACTTTCAGCTGCGCAAATATGGCTTGTGGGCGCTGAAACATACCTACAATCGCGGCATCATCTTCAAGGATTTCCTCGTTCCGAAGGAGAATCTGCTCGAGCCGATCAAGGGGAACGGCCTGACGATCGCTTATCACGGGCTCAATCTCGGTCGCATCTCCCTTTGTGCGAACGCCGCCGGAACGATGCGATTGATGATGGGCAGTATGATTCCGTGGGCCAAGTTCCGTGAAACGTACGGCGAACCGATCGCCCGGCGCGAACTGGTCTGCCGCCGACTTGGTCGCATGGCCGGATTGATTGTCGCCGCCGACGCACTGGTCGCTTGGTGCTCGACCTTGATTGACTCTGGCTATCGCGGCGAAATGGAATGCATTATCGCCAAAATCTTCGGCAGCGAAGCGCAGAAGGAAGCGGCGATTGAGCTCTACATGAAAACGCATGGCGGTCGATCGTTCCTGCATGGTCACATGTTTGGAGATAACGTCCACGAGTATCTCGCTCCTTGCATTTACGAAGGAGAAGGAGAGATGCTAGGGATGGCGTTCTTCAAATCGCTCGTCAAACAGCATGGCACGAAGTACTTTGAAGCGGTTGGCAAAGCGCTGGCCGCCGCCGGAATCAAAAAGCCGAATCCGCTGAATCCGGCGCATGCCTGGGCGCTGAAGGGCGCTGTTGCGCCCTACGCCGGTTGGCTGATGAAGGAATACGTCACGCCGAAACCGCGTCCCCACTACCCGGAGATGCCGAGCGATCTGAAAGCCCATGCTCAGTTTGCGTCGGAAGGGTTACAGGCGATGCCGCTAACGATCTCCGGCGTGATGCGCAAGCACCAGTTGAAGCTGGCTGATCGCCAGTGCCGGATGTCGCTCCTCTCGGGTCAGGTGCAAAAATTGATTACGATACTTTGCACCAGTTTGTACGCCGCGCAGCAAGAGAACGAAATGGTCCGGACCGCGGCCGACATCATCTGCCGCGATTTGACGAACGAAATCCTGAACAAACCGGTCAGTGATCGTCACTTCCGCCGCGTGACCGCACTGGGCTCGGCGATCGCCGAGAACGGTTTTCCCGGGGTCGAAGGGGCGCCGGACGAAATTTTGATGAAGTACGAGAAATAG
- a CDS encoding DNA polymerase ligase N-terminal domain-containing protein, with translation MKRFVLLYHQFPSGHADASHYDLMLEADGELRTWRLGAKPDMLRPVQGQPIAPHRLAYLDYEGEVSGDRGSVTRMDRGEYEIVRDDAAALIVDLYGNVLSGRLAVLIS, from the coding sequence ATGAAACGCTTTGTTCTGCTCTATCACCAGTTCCCTTCAGGCCATGCCGACGCGAGTCACTATGACTTGATGTTGGAAGCGGACGGAGAGCTGCGCACTTGGCGATTGGGCGCGAAGCCCGACATGCTGCGGCCCGTTCAGGGTCAGCCAATCGCCCCCCATCGTTTGGCCTACTTAGACTATGAGGGCGAAGTCTCCGGCGATCGGGGCTCGGTCACGCGCATGGATCGGGGCGAATATGAGATTGTCCGCGACGATGCGGCCGCACTGATCGTCGACCTTTACGGCAACGTATTGAGTGGTCGACTCGCGGTCTTAATCTCTTGA
- a CDS encoding thioredoxin family protein, which translates to MLKRTPLAIAALLAITITQTVLADTPYWYDDYSTAVRTATNEGRMLLIYFRDEDQTKQAEFQRVLDDPKVAELLNNYILAELPLDATVGTNTGKTKLMSHGSFQHMAGQPGIAIVDYVDSNDETYGYVVSQFPFRDRRVRSIQQMQTILSLPRGSLTQRTLIYAVRMHPERPRSTNGAFRRLLAVATFQHSRLQARMQLQGHHSWESRFHQLSGQLPGHMLPTEVCAESWPGQNLEDAAIECVRSWRHSSGHWSAVSADNTYYAYDMKRGNNGIWYATGIFAKNR; encoded by the coding sequence ATGCTGAAGCGAACCCCCTTGGCAATCGCCGCGCTGCTCGCCATCACGATCACGCAAACGGTCCTCGCCGATACGCCGTATTGGTACGACGACTACTCTACTGCGGTACGAACAGCAACGAACGAAGGACGAATGCTGCTGATCTACTTCCGTGACGAAGATCAGACGAAGCAAGCAGAATTCCAACGCGTACTCGACGACCCCAAAGTCGCCGAGTTGCTCAACAACTATATCCTGGCCGAACTTCCCCTCGACGCGACCGTCGGAACCAATACCGGTAAGACCAAGTTAATGTCGCACGGCTCCTTCCAACATATGGCGGGTCAGCCGGGTATCGCGATTGTCGATTATGTCGATTCCAACGATGAAACCTACGGCTACGTCGTTAGCCAGTTCCCCTTCCGTGATCGCCGCGTTCGCAGCATTCAGCAAATGCAGACCATCCTGTCGCTTCCGCGCGGATCTCTGACGCAGCGAACCTTAATCTATGCGGTCCGCATGCATCCCGAACGTCCGCGCAGCACCAACGGCGCCTTCCGCCGGCTGCTGGCGGTTGCGACGTTCCAACACAGTCGTCTGCAAGCGCGGATGCAACTGCAAGGCCATCATTCGTGGGAGTCTCGCTTCCACCAACTCTCGGGCCAACTTCCCGGCCACATGCTGCCAACCGAAGTCTGCGCCGAAAGCTGGCCCGGCCAGAATCTGGAAGACGCCGCGATCGAATGCGTTCGTAGCTGGCGTCACTCGTCAGGTCACTGGTCAGCCGTTAGTGCTGATAACACTTATTACGCTTATGACATGAAGCGTGGTAATAACGGCATCTGGTACGCCACCGGCATCTTCGCCAAGAACCGCTAA
- the tyrS gene encoding tyrosine--tRNA ligase translates to MNDIFADLKWRGLVYQTTADDHLQKWLNEKPRTVYAGFDPTADSLHVGSLLPLMQLRRFQKAGHRPIALVGGATGMIGDPSGKSAERNLLSVDQLEKNVAGIKAQVAKLVDFDETPEGAQLVNNFDWMNKFTYLEFLRDVGKHFPVNVMMAKDSIRNRLEREDSGISYTEFSYMLLQAYDFVHLNQAYDCELQIGGSDQWGNITAGTELGRRMHQKQLFGMTCPLLTKADGTKMGKTESGAIWLSAERTSPYAFYQYWFNVADEDAGKCLRFLTELSHEEIETLDKSRAEEPHQRASQKGLAEHLTQLIHGAEGLSIAKRATEIFFGGTIEDMNDAQLGQIFADVPSSELARDRLTGDGLSLLDAFVEAGLAKSKGEARRAVSQGGAYVNNVRAEGVDQALTERDLASETVMVLRSGKKKYALLRFQS, encoded by the coding sequence ATGAACGATATTTTCGCCGATTTGAAGTGGCGCGGACTGGTCTATCAAACCACGGCGGACGATCACCTGCAAAAATGGCTGAACGAAAAGCCGCGGACTGTCTATGCCGGATTTGATCCGACCGCCGATAGTTTGCATGTCGGAAGTCTGTTGCCGCTGATGCAACTGCGGCGATTCCAAAAAGCGGGCCATCGACCGATTGCGCTGGTTGGTGGAGCGACCGGCATGATCGGCGATCCGAGCGGCAAAAGCGCCGAACGCAATCTATTGTCGGTTGACCAGCTCGAAAAAAACGTCGCCGGCATCAAAGCCCAGGTCGCCAAGCTGGTTGACTTCGATGAGACGCCGGAAGGCGCGCAGTTGGTTAACAATTTTGATTGGATGAACAAGTTCACCTATCTCGAATTCCTGCGGGATGTCGGTAAACATTTTCCCGTCAACGTGATGATGGCGAAGGACTCCATTCGGAATCGGTTGGAGCGAGAAGACTCGGGGATTAGCTACACTGAATTCAGCTACATGCTGCTGCAGGCGTATGACTTTGTGCATTTGAATCAAGCGTACGACTGCGAGCTGCAGATCGGCGGCAGCGATCAGTGGGGCAACATCACCGCCGGCACCGAGTTGGGCCGCCGCATGCATCAGAAGCAGTTGTTTGGTATGACCTGTCCGCTGCTGACCAAAGCGGACGGTACGAAGATGGGAAAGACCGAGTCGGGCGCCATCTGGCTCTCGGCCGAACGAACCAGTCCCTACGCGTTTTATCAATACTGGTTTAACGTCGCTGACGAAGATGCTGGCAAGTGCTTGCGATTTTTAACCGAACTGTCCCACGAAGAAATCGAGACTCTCGACAAATCGCGTGCAGAAGAACCGCATCAGCGCGCCAGCCAAAAAGGCCTGGCTGAACATCTGACGCAGTTGATCCATGGCGCCGAAGGATTGTCGATCGCCAAGCGAGCGACCGAGATTTTCTTCGGCGGCACGATTGAAGACATGAATGACGCCCAGTTGGGCCAGATCTTCGCCGACGTCCCCAGTAGCGAGCTCGCACGCGATCGGCTGACCGGTGACGGGCTGAGCCTGCTCGACGCATTTGTCGAAGCCGGACTGGCCAAAAGCAAAGGCGAGGCTCGGCGTGCCGTTAGCCAGGGGGGCGCCTATGTCAATAATGTGCGCGCCGAAGGGGTCGACCAGGCGCTGACGGAGCGTGATTTGGCGAGCGAAACGGTCATGGTTTTGCGGAGCGGCAAGAAGAAATACGCACTGCTACGTTTCCAAAGCTAG
- a CDS encoding AMP-dependent synthetase/ligase: MSAPIHGESMFELFVRRVTASGEAPALWTYEAGEFRSCTWKDLAADVAAVAASLRRLGVAPGDRVAVELPNCHEWIVADLALAAVGAVSVPLHVTYKTEERHRLLKHSGAKRSIRSLAEGDPTQPAGDNENVRLIDWIECSELESWEFLTVDAADLCDFAPPDPASLATIVYTSGTTGEPKGVMLSHSNLAFDALALVEAFEDSAADRRLTFLPFSHLYARTCDLYTWIILGNELVLARSRETILDDCKLMRPTLINGVPYFYQKVADAVRAQGKINEPGALQAMLGGRIKMCASGGAALADYAAEIFAQQETPIRNGYGLSESAPVITASSKKVYRRGSVGKALPRVEVRIADDGEVLTRGPHIMQGYYRDEAATAAVIDSDGWLHTGDLGRLDEDNFLFITGRKKELIVTATGKKVAPGQIESALASDPLIAQAIVIGEGRNFLTALIVPDPDELRREIRRQHLWVFSRRGALRHRKVLATYRERINHLLADHPKHEQIARFTLMGRGFTPDSGEMTPKLSLRRELIQQNCAAEINAMYR; the protein is encoded by the coding sequence ATGTCGGCCCCGATCCATGGCGAGTCGATGTTCGAACTGTTCGTCCGTCGCGTTACAGCGAGCGGTGAGGCGCCGGCCCTCTGGACGTACGAAGCAGGGGAATTTCGAAGTTGCACATGGAAAGATCTCGCGGCGGATGTGGCTGCAGTCGCTGCTAGCTTGCGTCGCTTAGGCGTCGCGCCGGGCGATCGAGTGGCGGTGGAGTTGCCCAACTGTCACGAGTGGATCGTCGCCGACTTGGCGCTGGCCGCCGTCGGCGCCGTCAGCGTGCCGTTGCATGTGACGTATAAGACCGAAGAGCGACATCGTCTGCTGAAGCATAGCGGCGCAAAGCGATCGATTCGTTCGCTGGCCGAGGGAGATCCGACGCAGCCTGCCGGCGATAACGAAAACGTCCGTCTGATTGATTGGATCGAGTGCAGCGAGTTGGAGTCGTGGGAATTTCTGACGGTTGACGCTGCGGATCTCTGCGACTTTGCGCCGCCGGATCCCGCCTCTTTGGCGACGATCGTTTATACCAGCGGGACTACCGGCGAACCGAAGGGGGTCATGCTATCGCATTCGAACCTGGCCTTTGACGCGCTGGCGTTGGTCGAAGCGTTTGAAGATTCGGCGGCAGATCGGCGACTCACCTTTTTGCCGTTCAGTCATTTGTACGCGCGGACTTGCGATCTTTATACGTGGATCATCTTAGGCAACGAGTTGGTCCTGGCTCGCTCGCGCGAGACGATTTTGGACGACTGCAAGTTGATGCGGCCGACCTTGATTAACGGCGTTCCCTACTTCTATCAAAAAGTGGCCGACGCAGTGCGGGCGCAGGGGAAGATCAACGAACCTGGCGCGTTGCAAGCGATGCTCGGCGGTCGCATCAAAATGTGCGCCAGCGGCGGCGCGGCGCTGGCCGACTATGCGGCCGAGATCTTCGCCCAGCAAGAGACGCCGATCCGCAACGGCTATGGACTGTCAGAATCGGCGCCGGTCATTACGGCATCCTCCAAAAAGGTCTATCGCCGCGGCAGTGTTGGCAAAGCGCTCCCCCGCGTCGAAGTCAGAATCGCCGACGATGGCGAAGTGCTGACGCGCGGACCGCATATCATGCAGGGTTACTATCGAGACGAAGCGGCGACCGCGGCAGTGATCGACTCGGACGGTTGGCTGCATACCGGCGATCTGGGGCGACTGGATGAAGACAATTTTTTGTTCATCACCGGCCGGAAAAAAGAGTTGATCGTCACCGCTACCGGCAAGAAGGTGGCGCCGGGACAGATTGAATCGGCGTTGGCATCCGATCCGCTGATCGCCCAGGCGATTGTGATCGGCGAAGGTCGCAACTTTTTGACGGCGCTGATTGTGCCGGATCCGGACGAGCTGCGGCGGGAGATTCGCCGGCAGCACCTGTGGGTCTTCTCGCGCCGCGGCGCGCTGCGGCATCGCAAAGTATTGGCGACTTACCGCGAGCGGATCAATCACTTGTTGGCCGATCATCCGAAACATGAGCAGATCGCCCGGTTCACGCTGATGGGACGCGGGTTTACCCCGGATTCTGGCGAGATGACCCCCAAATTATCACTCCGCCGCGAACTGATTCAGCAGAACTGCGCGGCCGAAATCAACGCGATGTATCGATAG
- a CDS encoding TolC family protein — translation MSRHTAKYWAIILIGASALTGCHPTQPFYFTERNDLSTYLDKATEIEYPDVNEPSLAEVENAAEPFTLSDPFSLEKNQIWELSLEEAVSITLKNSKVLRTAGGNAVFRVIPGTTLTSQAIPTSLITRNDGMPTIYDPAIVESDPTLGVEGALSEFDAQLNMTANYQNNDRPQNYSSNTLFPSVFQQNLGTGAIELTKKSATGTQFFLRNNYQYEWNNRSPLTRPLPSDWQTNIELEARHPLLRGSGVQVNRVNVMLARVREDVSLADFETNVRNLVSDVEEAYWQTYFAYHNLEAAKTGRDSALVTWRRIFTLMQKGAEGGEAEKEAQARQQYYEFRARTQAALRDLYKAENALRYFMGIAANDGRLIRPSSEPSDAWVKFDWFQIHEEAIAMSAELRRQRWRLKQREIEMIAARNQLLPQLDVVGLYRFLGVGDKLISGNPGAGDFPAVGSTAWQELTGGNYQEWTLGAQYSMPIGFRQALSGVRNAQLRIAREKAVLEDMELEVSHLLTDAVRDLDSNYNLVQSNLNRLIAADKEVDSVQAAYDAGTVTLDLLLEAQRRRSEAQIAYFQALVEYNIAVKDVHLRKGSLLDYNGVYLAEGPWPDKAYFDAKGNARRRAASHYMNYGYTRPGVISRGAVPSGSQHIEEGVMWEEAPMPGQPYLEEVPTPAAQPTPAALDTQAMVPAAKRQQVAGDGATLRPIGLKPTQNGSKVARVSLEQPTQAARPSGSVKAVSPKSQAKLDFNKLGLSEVMKDMDVRSSASPQPTPAKKAPAAASHEPVANSTSAATSRTAAKWQAPKR, via the coding sequence ATGAGCCGGCACACCGCGAAGTATTGGGCGATCATTCTGATCGGCGCTTCGGCACTGACGGGTTGTCATCCGACGCAGCCGTTCTACTTTACCGAGAGAAACGATCTCTCGACCTACCTCGATAAAGCGACCGAGATTGAGTATCCGGACGTCAACGAGCCAAGTCTGGCCGAGGTAGAGAACGCTGCCGAGCCGTTCACCCTTTCCGATCCCTTCTCGCTAGAGAAGAACCAGATCTGGGAACTCTCGCTCGAAGAAGCGGTCAGCATCACGCTTAAAAATAGCAAGGTGCTGCGTACCGCTGGCGGCAACGCGGTTTTCCGCGTCATCCCCGGCACCACGCTGACCAGCCAGGCGATTCCGACCAGTTTGATTACGCGAAACGACGGCATGCCGACGATCTACGATCCGGCGATTGTCGAATCGGATCCGACCTTGGGTGTGGAAGGCGCCCTGTCGGAGTTTGACGCGCAATTGAACATGACGGCCAATTACCAGAACAACGATCGCCCGCAAAACTATTCGTCCAACACGTTGTTCCCGTCGGTCTTTCAGCAAAATCTGGGAACCGGCGCCATTGAGTTGACCAAGAAGTCGGCGACCGGTACGCAGTTCTTTCTGCGAAACAACTATCAGTACGAATGGAACAATCGTAGCCCGCTCACGCGGCCGCTGCCCAGCGACTGGCAAACCAACATCGAATTGGAAGCGCGTCATCCGTTGCTTCGCGGTTCGGGTGTCCAGGTCAATCGTGTCAACGTGATGTTGGCTCGCGTACGAGAAGACGTCAGCCTGGCCGACTTTGAAACCAACGTTCGCAACTTGGTTAGCGACGTCGAAGAAGCCTATTGGCAAACCTACTTCGCCTATCACAACCTGGAAGCGGCCAAGACCGGACGCGACAGTGCGTTGGTTACCTGGCGCCGCATCTTCACTCTGATGCAAAAAGGCGCCGAAGGGGGCGAAGCCGAGAAAGAAGCGCAAGCTCGCCAGCAATACTATGAATTCCGTGCTCGTACGCAGGCCGCGCTTCGCGACTTGTACAAAGCCGAGAACGCGCTGCGTTACTTCATGGGAATCGCCGCCAACGATGGTCGCCTGATTCGTCCTTCGTCAGAACCGAGCGACGCTTGGGTAAAGTTTGACTGGTTCCAGATTCATGAAGAAGCGATTGCGATGTCGGCCGAACTGCGTCGCCAGCGCTGGCGCCTGAAGCAGCGTGAGATTGAAATGATCGCCGCTCGCAACCAACTGTTGCCGCAACTCGACGTGGTCGGCTTGTACCGCTTCCTCGGTGTGGGCGACAAGTTGATCTCTGGCAACCCCGGCGCCGGCGACTTCCCGGCGGTTGGTTCGACCGCTTGGCAAGAGCTGACCGGCGGCAACTATCAAGAATGGACCTTGGGAGCTCAGTACAGCATGCCGATCGGTTTCCGTCAGGCTCTGTCGGGAGTACGCAACGCTCAACTCCGCATCGCTCGCGAAAAAGCGGTGCTGGAAGATATGGAACTGGAAGTGTCGCACCTGCTGACCGATGCGGTTCGCGATCTCGACTCGAACTACAACCTGGTGCAGTCGAACCTGAATCGCCTGATCGCCGCCGACAAAGAAGTCGACTCGGTGCAAGCCGCCTACGACGCCGGTACGGTCACGCTCGACTTGCTGTTGGAAGCTCAGCGTCGTCGCAGCGAAGCTCAGATCGCTTACTTCCAAGCTCTGGTCGAGTACAACATCGCCGTCAAAGACGTTCATCTTCGCAAGGGTTCGCTGTTGGACTACAACGGCGTCTACTTGGCGGAAGGCCCGTGGCCAGACAAGGCTTACTTCGACGCCAAGGGTAACGCTCGACGTCGTGCGGCCAGCCATTACATGAACTACGGCTACACTCGTCCCGGCGTCATCAGCCGCGGCGCCGTCCCCAGCGGCTCGCAGCACATCGAAGAAGGCGTGATGTGGGAAGAGGCTCCGATGCCGGGCCAGCCTTACCTGGAAGAAGTGCCGACCCCGGCGGCTCAGCCGACTCCGGCCGCGCTGGACACGCAAGCGATGGTTCCCGCCGCTAAGCGACAGCAAGTCGCTGGTGACGGCGCCACGCTGCGTCCGATCGGTTTGAAGCCGACGCAAAACGGATCGAAAGTCGCCCGCGTCTCGTTGGAACAGCCAACCCAAGCGGCTCGTCCCAGCGGCTCGGTGAAAGCCGTTTCGCCCAAGTCGCAAGCGAAGCTCGATTTTAATAAACTAGGTCTCTCGGAAGTCATGAAGGATATGGACGTTCGCTCGTCCGCATCCCCGCAGCCCACGCCCGCTAAGAAAGCACCGGCAGCCGCCAGCCATGAACCTGTCGCGAATTCAACGTCTGCTGCAACTTCTCGGACTGCTGCAAAGTGGCAGGCCCCAAAACGTTGA
- the ispD gene encoding 2-C-methyl-D-erythritol 4-phosphate cytidylyltransferase has translation MRNLGVILPAAGRSTRFGDPRQKKVYAPLAGKAVWLHSAERFAARDDVRQLIVVISPEDEASFREDYAADIERLHLSIALGGAERSDSIANALALIDEAIEMIAVHDAARPCLSDRLIDDVFAAAIEHGAAMLATPVAGTLKRVFDDHTIQETVSRAGIWEAQTPQVFRRDWFSAAYETRTAEAVTDDAQLLEKMGRRVLIVPGSQLNRKITTQEDLVIAEATLGMI, from the coding sequence GTGAGAAACTTGGGCGTCATCTTGCCGGCGGCGGGTCGCAGCACGCGGTTTGGCGATCCGCGACAGAAGAAGGTCTACGCGCCTCTGGCGGGCAAAGCGGTTTGGCTGCATAGCGCCGAACGCTTCGCTGCGCGGGACGATGTGCGGCAGTTAATCGTCGTTATCTCGCCCGAGGATGAAGCGTCGTTCCGCGAAGACTATGCGGCGGATATCGAACGGTTGCATCTTTCGATCGCGCTGGGAGGCGCCGAGCGCAGCGATTCGATCGCCAACGCATTGGCGCTGATCGACGAAGCTATCGAGATGATCGCCGTTCACGATGCGGCTCGGCCATGCCTCAGCGATCGCCTGATCGACGACGTGTTCGCCGCGGCGATCGAACATGGCGCGGCGATGTTGGCGACTCCGGTCGCCGGAACGCTCAAGCGGGTTTTTGATGATCACACGATCCAAGAGACCGTCTCGCGGGCTGGAATCTGGGAAGCGCAGACCCCGCAAGTCTTTCGCCGCGATTGGTTCTCCGCGGCGTACGAAACCCGCACGGCCGAAGCTGTGACGGATGATGCGCAATTGCTCGAAAAAATGGGACGCCGCGTGCTGATCGTCCCCGGCTCGCAGTTGAATCGGAAGATCACGACGCAGGAGGATCTGGTGATTGCGGAAGCGACGTTGGGGATGATCTGA